One Falco peregrinus isolate bFalPer1 chromosome 6, bFalPer1.pri, whole genome shotgun sequence DNA segment encodes these proteins:
- the PTHLH gene encoding parathyroid hormone-related protein, with the protein MFTKLFQQWSFAVFLLSYAVPSYGRSAEGISRRLKRAVSEHQLLHDKGKSIQDLRRRIFLQNLIEGVNTAEIRATSEVSPNPKPATNTKNYPVRFGSEDEGRYLTQETNKSQTYKEQPLKVSGKKKKAKPGKRKEQEKKKRRTRSAWLNTGMYGSSVTESPLLDNSFTTHNHTLRRR; encoded by the exons ATGTTCACTAAACTCTTCCAGCAGTGGAGTTTCGCAGTGTTTCTGCTGAGTTATGCCGTGCCCTCCTACGGGAGATCAGCAGAGGGGATCAGCCGCAGACT CAAACGGGCTGTATCGGAGCACCAGCTATTACATGACAAAGGCAAGTCAATCCAAGACTTACGAAGAAGAATATTCCTTCAAAATTTAATTGAAGGTGTCAACACTGCAGAAATCCGTGCAACTTCGGAGGTTTcacctaaccctaagcctgcTACCAACACGAAGAACTACCCTGTCCGATTTGGTAGCGAAGATGAGGGCAGATACCTAACTCAGGAGACAAACAAATCACAGACCTACAAGGAGCAGCCCCTGAAGGtatcagggaagaaaaagaaagcaaagcctgGAAAACGTAaggagcaagagaagaaaaaaaggcgAACCCGCTCGGCTTGGCTAAATACTGGCATGTATGGAAGCAGTGTGACCGAGAGCCCGCTCTTGGACAACTCTTTTACTACACATAATCACACTTTAAG